The Acidobacteriota bacterium DNA window GAGGCATACAGAATCCATGGGAAGATCCTTCACTTTGATAAAGGTCTTGAAGCCACAAGGGTTTACCTATCAAATGAAGGCTCAAAATTCTTAACCACAGACTCAAAAGGATATTATAATTTCTTAATAGATGAAGAGGAAATAAAATCTTCTTACACTTTAACTCCTTCAAAGCTTCGCTACACTTTTTCCCCTCCAAATGTAGATTTATCGATTCAGGTAGGCATAAGAAAAGACTACATTGTAAACTTTGATGCAACTGAGGCTATTGTGGGAACTGGAATCGATTACATAGCTCCTAATTTTATATTATATGACCAGAAAGACAGAGAAATCTCTTTATGGGATTTTCATGGAAAAGTTGTGCTTATTTACTTTTCCTCTGGAGCTGATTTAAACCTTGGCGAAATCTCGAATCAGCTCAAATTTTTAGACAATCTTTACAAAGGAAAAGGATTTTTTCCAGTACTTGTTCTAATCTCAGGCAATCCAAGGAAAACAGCTGAAACTTTCAAACTCGATTTCCCTGTTCTGGATGATAATGAGAAAAAAGCATGGAATCTATATAAAGAGGGAACCAGTAACATAATTCCATTTTTCTTTCTTTTGGATAGAAATTTAAACATAAAACTCAAGGGAGCTCTCTTTTACAACTATCAGTTCTCCCTGATCGAAAAATACCTTTAGTCAAATCTATTGTCATGTCACTTAAATACCTTTCGTTATACTATTGTGACATGACACTTTCCCTATGGGGGCAAGCCCCCCTTAGACGCTTCGCTGAGCACCCCCCAGACATGGGGAAGCCTCTTCCCCATACCCCTTCAGTGTGCTTTAGGAGAATCTCTTTGTTTGTAAAGATATTTATGGGACAGCACACTGTCCATCATATTTACTTGACAAAATATACATATTTGTATATTAAATAAAGTGTGATTGAAACTAAAAAAATTTTTAAAGAGGCAGAAACTCAAGGAGTCAGTGCAAAATTAATATTTAAAGAACATCTCCATTGGCTCATCTTAGATTATCTTTTCAAAAAAGGGGATTTTTCTCACTTAGTTTTTCAGGGTGGCACAGCTCTTAGATTCGCCTATGGGGGAGTGCGATATTCAGAGGATCTTGACTTTGTCCTAACCAAAAGGGACGACCAATTCTTTAGCAAATTGAATAAAAGCTTAGATGGGCTTCCTTCTTATCTTAATAAATTTATTCTACAATCCAAAAAAATTCATCTCATTGTTCAAAAAGATAGCCCCCATTTTAAAAGATTTTATCTAACTTTAGAGCTTGACTTTTTAAAGGAAAAAGACAGGACAAATATCAAAATTGCTAATGTGCCTTCCTATCAAAACAAGACCCAAATCCTCAAATCTCAGCACCTTCCCATTAGTCCAGCCATCGTTGTTGAGACTTCCAAGGAAATTTTAGCTGATAAAATTTTAGCCTTTGGGGCAAGAGAATATCTCAAAGGCCGAGACCTTTGGGACATTCATTTTATTTTCCAAACGCTGGGGTTTTCCCTTGATGATGAAATCAAAAGGATAGTTAGAAAAAAAATCAACGATTATGAATTAAGTTTAAAGAACTTTCAACTGAAATTTAAGAAACGTTTATCTTTGTTGAGAAAAGACGGCCACTCTATTTTAAAAGAGGAAATGGATAAATTCTTGCCCTCAACTTATCGACAACTCTTTCAAGCTCAATATATTAGTATTTGTCAGGAAGAGGTAGAGGTGTTAGAAAGTTTTTTCAAAGAGTTTTAGAAGGGATGAAAACAAACGATTGGCTCGAATTTTTCAAGAATCACTATGATACGAAAATCTTTCATTTTAATCATCTTAAGTTACTGAGCAAAATGAATAACTACTCTTTACGAGTTAGTCTTAACCGACTAAATGATAGAAAAATTATCAAAAGGATTTGCCGTGGCTATTATGCTAATCCATTTAATCTTCCAAATTTAGAAGAAATTTCTTCATGGATTTATCAGCCAAGTTATATTTCTTTACAAGCAGCGTTGTCCAGCTGGGGCATTCTAAGTCAAATCCCCCTAATCTTAACCTGTGTTACAACCCGGCTTCCACGGACTTTCAAGACTTCATTTGGGATCATCGAATATCATCAAATCAAGAAAATTTATTTTTGGGGATTTATCAGGCAGAATAATTATTTTATTGCTGAAAAGGAAAAAGCTTTATTAGACTTTATTTATTTAAATAAAAATAAAAATATTGAAAGTACTTTATCTGACCTCAATCTTAGTGAAATCAACCATCGTAAATTAAAATCCTACACAGAAAAAATGAACCTTTCCATCCCTAAACTTTTTTAAAAAACTCCCCCTAAAAATATTAAAGCAAACGCATTATATAAATGTAGGGCAACCCTTTAGAGCCTGCCCCGAACCTTGCCCTGAACTTGTTTCATGGGTTGATTCGGGGGTTGCTTGATGCAAGGCTAAAGCCTTGCCCTACATGTAACATTATTTATTGCATTTGTATTAGTAAATATTCCTCCTCGATCTTTAAACAAAAAAGGCGGAGAAAATCTTTCGCTTTTTCTCCGCCCTTTTTTGATTTTAACTATTCTTTGTTAAGACAAAAAAGGGAAAAAAAGGGACAGGCTACTTTTTTGAAAATTTTCAAAAAATGTAAATCTTTTAAAATTAAAAAGTAGCCTGTCCCCTTTTTTCTTTCATATGACTATTGACATCAGCTCTTTTATATGTATAAAATAAGCATATAAAGGAGGCATAAAATATGAGAACAACATTGGACATCGACAAGAAGCTTCTTGAAGAGGCTATAAAATTTTCTCCAAAAAAAACGAAAACAAGCACAGTAAATGAAGCGTTAAAAGAGTATGTGATAAAAAATAAGATCAAAAAATTAATTTCTCTCCGTGGAAAAATAAAAATCGAAGACCGAATAGAAGAATTAAGAAATTTAGAAATTAAGGAACTATCTAATGCAGAAAAAAATTCTCGTTGATTCAAGTATATGGATTGATTTTTTTAAATATAAGAAATCAAAACCAGGAGATATCCTCCAAAACCTTTTAGAAGAAGAAAATGTTGCAACAACTGGAATCATTGTTGCTGAAATATTATATGGAATTAAAAACGCCCAAGAGAAAAAACTGGTAAAAGATTATTTATTGGCATTGCCTTTTTTTGAATCAACCAGAGAAATATGGATTTCAACTGGAGATCTCGCGCAAAAACTAAGCTCACAAGGTTTGAATATTCCAATAAGTGATATATTAATTTCAACAATCTCCATTCATTATAATGGTTACATCTTTACATCAGATAATCATTTTAAATCCATACCTGGCATAAAATCGGGGTCATTAAAAATAAAAACGGGGTCAGGTCTCAACATTTGACATTTCGCTGATTTCTCATCAATCTTTCCAATCTTCCTTCCAATGACAGGACCCTTAAGATTATCCTTTGAGAATGCAGTTTCTAATGGAACTTCAAGGGGAAAAAGGAAAGAGAAAACCTTGATAAGAATTAAATATGTAAAAAGCATAGAAATAATGAAAAATAAAAAAGCTACCATAGCGACCTTAAAACCACATATCGACTTTAATGAAATTAAGTCAAGATTAATGCAGAAATGTCAAATGTTGAGACCTGACCCCGATTCGGACCCCGTTTTTTTGCTTATCGAAGAGTAGGCTAAATTGAAGAAGATTAACGTGGATATTAACACCAATATTACAATCCACATGGTTTTTTCGCTAAATTTAGTGAAAAGACCTGCACTGACAGGGCTTTCGTAGAATTTATTTTTATCTATTAAATTAGCCCCCTTTTGAATTTTATCTTCACTCCACCTGTAAACTGATTTCTGGATGCTCTGTGTGAAATACTTCTTTAAGATAAGATTTTCTTTGTAGGCAATGAAATATGATTCTCTTTTTTCATCAATATTGGAAGAGATATTTCCTTTCTCAAAATATGAATCCCTCCGAAACAGATGAACCCGAAGCTCATGCATAAAGGGATGAGTAATTGGATTATATTCTTTTAAGAACTGATCATAATCTTTATTAACGGATTCATTCAATATTTGAGCATATTTTTCTCCTTTAACCTTATCTTCTTTTTGTAAGCTTTTTAAACTCAATCTCGAATAAAAAACTCCTATCTCTGGGTCTTTGTATTTATATCCAAACTCACTCATCGACTCTTCTTTCTGGAGAAAGGATAAAGCGGGAATTAGTCTTGTATAATAAGCAACTCGTTCTGG harbors:
- a CDS encoding nucleotidyl transferase AbiEii/AbiGii toxin family protein, which translates into the protein MIETKKIFKEAETQGVSAKLIFKEHLHWLILDYLFKKGDFSHLVFQGGTALRFAYGGVRYSEDLDFVLTKRDDQFFSKLNKSLDGLPSYLNKFILQSKKIHLIVQKDSPHFKRFYLTLELDFLKEKDRTNIKIANVPSYQNKTQILKSQHLPISPAIVVETSKEILADKILAFGAREYLKGRDLWDIHFIFQTLGFSLDDEIKRIVRKKINDYELSLKNFQLKFKKRLSLLRKDGHSILKEEMDKFLPSTYRQLFQAQYISICQEEVEVLESFFKEF
- a CDS encoding type II toxin-antitoxin system VapB family antitoxin, whose protein sequence is MRTTLDIDKKLLEEAIKFSPKKTKTSTVNEALKEYVIKNKIKKLISLRGKIKIEDRIEELRNLEIKELSNAEKNSR
- a CDS encoding PIN domain-containing protein, with protein sequence MQKKILVDSSIWIDFFKYKKSKPGDILQNLLEEENVATTGIIVAEILYGIKNAQEKKLVKDYLLALPFFESTREIWISTGDLAQKLSSQGLNIPISDILISTISIHYNGYIFTSDNHFKSIPGIKSGSLKIKTGSGLNI